The genomic interval GGTCTTGGCCGCCGCTCCCTCGGCGATCAGGTCGTCTTCGGCGGCATCAGCCTCGAGCTCTTCGAGCTGCAGCTCCATCTGGTCGAGCAGACGGCGGCTGCGTTCGGCGCTGGGGCCATACTGCTCGCGCTTGAGCTTGGCGATCTGCAGCTTGAGGTGAGCGATCAGCGCCTCGATAGCGCTCTGGTGGGCCATGGCGTTGGCAAGCCTGGCCTCTGCCTCATCGGCCTTGCGGGCCATCGCCACCACCAGCGCCTTGAGCGCTTCGACATCGTCCGGAAGGGGCGAAATGGCGGCTTCCATAGACCGGAGTGAATCATCATCCACCCTCTGCTGCAAGGGCAAAACACCGCCTCGCGCCGATTATCCGGCGCTCTGCGGCCGCCATGTATACTGCGGGCTGCGCCAGTCGATCCCCTCCAGCAGGCAGGCCAGCTGCGAGGGGGTCAGCGACACCGTTCCCTCAGTCGCTGAGGGCCATACGAACCGGCCCTTCTCTAGCCGCTTGGCGTAGAGCGACATGCCGATCCCGTCGTGCCAGATGATCTTGATCAGCGAGCCTGCGCGGCCACGGAACACGAACAGATCGCCGCCGTGCGGATTACGCTTGAGACCCTGCTGCACCAGCAGCGCCAGGCCCTGCATGCCCTTGCGCATATCCGTGTGGCCGAGCGCGATCCACACCCGCGCGCCCGAAGGGATCATCGCAGCCCCTTCAGCGCCGCAGCGACCAGGGCCGGCGGTGCCGCCGCGAAAATGCTCAGCCGCTTGCCGCGCGGCAGGTCGATGATCATCGCGGGGTGCTCGGCAGCGCCGGCCGCCATCACATCTTCGTCGATCACCGCTTCGGCGAACACCGGCGTCGGAAGTGCCTCGGGCAGCTCTGCTTCCCGCTCCACGCCTGCATCGAGCAACTTGCGCCGCCAGGTGTAGATCAGCGCCGAAGAAATATCGTGCCGTCGGCACACCTGGGCGACGCACGCGCCCGGCGCGAAAGCCTCGGACAGGATCTGCAGTCGCTCCTCATCGCTCCACCGCCGCCGCCGCTCCGGCCCCGAAAACACCGTCACCTGACCCATCGACCACTCCTAAGCACGCTCACAAGAGCACGCTTAAGAGCGCTCGATACCTATCCACGCAAGGCGGCCCTCGCCGGAGGGGTACAGAAAAACGATATCAGGATGCGTATGGAGGTACGGGAGCGGTCAACAGAATCTACTTAGCGTGGCGCGGCTACGATGCGCGGGTGACCTGCGGTGCATGCGGGAAAGCAACGCACTGGAATGCGGTCGAACTGGCGATGATGTTGCAGCGCCGCAGGAAGCCACTGCACTTGGAGGCAGTGGAGCCGCTGATGAAGTGCAAGGCATGCAGTAAGCGGCGGGCTATGGTCCAGCCGACGGAGCAAATCTGATCAGGCTGGCTACGGAGTGCTATCGTTCAGATAAAATCAGCCGACCTGCATCATTTCCGGCTGCCGGATCGTCCGAACTGATTGGGCCAGACAAGCCTTCTGGGCCGGTTGAGGTGCCGCTGCCTGATGTGCTGCCACCACCGATGGGTTTAGATCCGGCCTGCGAGGTGCTCGCTTGCGTAGTGCCACCACTGGATGATCCATTGCCCCCGTGACCCGAGCCTAACGCGCCTGCAATCCCATTGTTGGACGCTTCGAATGTCGTGCTTAGCCTTTCGCTCCACAGCGAACCAGCACTTAGCAGCGCCGCTGCGATGATGGCGATTAACATCGCGTATTCCGTTGAGCTGGCACCGGAAGCATCGCTCAAGAGCCTAGGGATTACATTACGGTGCGATTTCCGAAGCATGGACCGACACTGAGGCGACATCCTTAATTTCTGGTTAAAGCTGCTTGTCGATGCCCTGCCTTATATAGGATCGTCACTCGCTTGCAATCTGCCTCACCAAGCCGGCGATCACCACAAGGGCAGTACAGATCAAAATGAACAAAATTACGGCCGCCCCGTACCAGATCTTGTCCGAGGCTTGAGGCTTAGTCTGATCTAGAAACTCATCGATGACACCCGGACGCTCGTCGTTGCGCAAGGGTGCCTGCTCAATAGGCGACAAGAGGGCAGCTGCGCTGACCACCGATTTTGGGATGGGTCGGGAAAATTTGCAGCCGTGTGATCCGCCTTCAGACCAGACCACTTCGGCGAGCAAGTTTTCGGACATGGGCAGCTTGACTTCAAACTGATCGCCGGCGGTCAGATCTGCAGCAGTCTCTAAGCGCAATCCGTGTTCTGAAAGATCGCGGACGACTGCCGGAACACCACCGGTTTCCGCTAGCGCATGGATTTCAAGTCTCACTGCCTTCCTAGGCTTTGCGCGCCAGCCTCGAAAAGAATGATCAGTGAAAAGTTGCGCGTCGATCATGGTTGGCCTCCAAAGGGCAAACTCTATGATTCTGATGAAGAAAATGTGAAAGCCAAGGTGGCTCACTAGATACCGATCGTGCGCGATCCGGGAAAGCGGAACGGGCGGCCTGTCTCGCGGCAGATCGTGGCGTAGACAGCACGGGTCTGGCCCATGTTCATGGCGTTGTCCGTCTTGTACGGCAATATTGTCGAGAATCACGTGGACCGTATCGTCCGCCGGTACCTCGCGTTCGATGCGATGGAGGAGACGGATGAACTCCTGCTGGCGGTGGCGCTGCATCTTATGCCCGATGATGGTGCCATCGATAACGTTGAGCGCGGAAAACAGCGTCGTTGTGCCGTGCCGCACGTCACACGAGAATTGGGAATCCCCCAAACGGACTCTTTTGACCTGATCAATCCGCTAGCAACAAGTTGGAATCTTCATCTGGAGCGATGAGCAAAAAAACATGCGGCGTTCTACGACAACAGGCCGCACGTACTCGCGGATGAATCAAAGTTTGTACCTTGTCTGTTGAGCTCCGGTCTGTTGTTAAGCGAGCGACGCGCGGCCCGTCGCAACATGTTGTATATGAGCTAGCAATTCGGCTCGGCTGAAAGGCTTGGTTACATACATGTCGGCGCCGGCGAGCAGACAGTTCCGCTCATCATATTCATCGGTCAGCACGGTGACAGCAATTATCGGAATCGCACTGAGTTCGGGACAGCGACGCAAAAGTGCGATCAATTTTAGTCCGTCGATATG from Croceicoccus marinus carries:
- the tnpB gene encoding IS66 family insertion sequence element accessory protein TnpB (TnpB, as the term is used for proteins encoded by IS66 family insertion elements, is considered an accessory protein, since TnpC, encoded by a neighboring gene, is a DDE family transposase.) — its product is MIPSGARVWIALGHTDMRKGMQGLALLVQQGLKRNPHGGDLFVFRGRAGSLIKIIWHDGIGMSLYAKRLEKGRFVWPSATEGTVSLTPSQLACLLEGIDWRSPQYTWRPQSAG
- the tnpA gene encoding IS66-like element accessory protein TnpA; protein product: MGQVTVFSGPERRRRWSDEERLQILSEAFAPGACVAQVCRRHDISSALIYTWRRKLLDAGVEREAELPEALPTPVFAEAVIDEDVMAAGAAEHPAMIIDLPRGKRLSIFAAAPPALVAAALKGLR
- a CDS encoding PilZ domain-containing protein, encoding MIDAQLFTDHSFRGWRAKPRKAVRLEIHALAETGGVPAVVRDLSEHGLRLETAADLTAGDQFEVKLPMSENLLAEVVWSEGGSHGCKFSRPIPKSVVSAAALLSPIEQAPLRNDERPGVIDEFLDQTKPQASDKIWYGAAVILFILICTALVVIAGLVRQIASE
- a CDS encoding response regulator, which gives rise to MVVEDEPLHQKLFAAWIEQAGHQAIGVLDPRKAELAMLQHLPDVAIIDLHLPHIDGLKLIALLRRCPELSAIPIIAVTVLTDEYDERNCLLAGADMYVTKPFSRAELLAHIQHVATGRASLA